One window of the Pseudomonas lurida genome contains the following:
- the rpoD gene encoding RNA polymerase sigma factor RpoD, whose amino-acid sequence MSGKAQQQSRIKELIVLGREQGYLTYAEVNDHLPEDISDPEQVEDIIRMINDMGINVFEAAPDKDSLMLADADTDEAAAEEAAAALAAVETDIGRTTDPVRMYMREMGTVELLTREGEIEIAKRIEEGIREVMGAIAHFPGTVDHILSEYTRVTTEGGRLSDVLSGYIDPDDGIAPPAAEVPPPVDAKAAKADDDSEDDDAEASGDDEDEVESGPDPIIAAQRFGAVSDQMEITRKALKKHGRGNKQAIAELLALAELFMPIKLVPKQFEGLVERVRSALERLRAQERAIMQLCVRDARMPRADFLRQFPGNEVDESWTDALAKGKAKYAEAIGRLQPDIIRCQQKLTALETETGLTIAEIKDINRRMSIGEAKARRAKKEMVEANLRLVISIAKKYTNRGLQFLDLIQEGNIGLMKAVDKFEYRRGYKFSTYATWWIRQAITRSIADQARTIRIPVHMIETINKLNRISRQMLQEMGREPTPEELGERMEMPEDKIRKVLKIAKEPISMETPIGDDEDSHLGDFIEDSTMQSPIDVATVESLKEATRDVLSGLTAREAKVLRMRFGIDMNTDHTLEEVGKQFDVTRERIRQIEAKALRKLRHPTRSEHLRSFLDE is encoded by the coding sequence ATGTCCGGAAAAGCGCAACAGCAGTCTCGTATCAAAGAGTTGATCGTTCTCGGTCGTGAGCAGGGTTACCTGACTTACGCGGAGGTCAACGACCACCTGCCTGAGGATATTTCAGATCCAGAGCAGGTGGAAGACATCATCCGCATGATTAACGACATGGGGATCAACGTATTCGAAGCTGCGCCAGATAAGGATTCCCTTATGCTGGCGGACGCCGATACCGACGAGGCTGCCGCTGAAGAAGCTGCTGCCGCGCTGGCTGCTGTGGAGACCGATATCGGTCGTACCACCGACCCTGTGCGCATGTATATGCGTGAAATGGGTACCGTCGAGCTGCTGACACGCGAAGGCGAAATCGAAATCGCCAAGCGTATCGAAGAGGGCATCCGTGAAGTGATGGGCGCAATCGCGCACTTCCCTGGCACGGTTGACCATATTCTCTCCGAGTACACCCGCGTCACCACCGAAGGTGGTCGCCTGTCCGACGTCCTGAGTGGCTACATCGACCCGGACGACGGCATCGCGCCGCCTGCCGCCGAAGTGCCGCCGCCTGTCGATGCCAAGGCTGCGAAAGCGGACGACGACTCTGAAGACGACGATGCTGAAGCCAGCGGCGACGATGAAGATGAAGTCGAAAGCGGTCCAGACCCGATCATCGCTGCCCAGCGTTTCGGTGCGGTTTCCGATCAAATGGAAATCACCCGCAAGGCCCTGAAAAAGCACGGTCGCGGCAACAAGCAGGCGATTGCCGAGCTGTTGGCCCTGGCTGAGCTGTTCATGCCGATCAAGCTGGTACCGAAGCAATTCGAAGGCCTGGTCGAGCGTGTTCGCAGCGCCCTTGAGCGTCTGCGTGCACAAGAGCGTGCGATCATGCAGCTCTGTGTCCGTGATGCGCGCATGCCGCGTGCCGACTTCCTGCGCCAGTTCCCAGGCAACGAAGTAGACGAAAGCTGGACCGACGCACTGGCCAAGGGCAAGGCGAAATACGCCGAAGCCATTGGTCGCCTGCAGCCCGACATCATCCGCTGCCAGCAAAAGCTGACCGCGCTTGAGACCGAGACCGGTCTGACGATTGCCGAGATCAAGGACATCAACCGTCGCATGTCGATCGGTGAGGCCAAGGCCCGCCGCGCGAAGAAAGAGATGGTTGAAGCCAACTTGCGTCTGGTGATCTCCATCGCCAAGAAGTACACCAACCGTGGCCTGCAATTCCTCGATCTGATCCAGGAAGGCAACATCGGCTTGATGAAGGCTGTGGACAAGTTCGAATACCGTCGCGGTTACAAGTTCTCGACGTATGCCACCTGGTGGATCCGTCAGGCGATCACTCGCTCGATCGCCGACCAGGCCCGCACCATCCGTATTCCGGTGCACATGATCGAGACGATCAACAAGCTCAACCGTATTTCCCGGCAGATGTTGCAGGAAATGGGTCGTGAACCGACTCCGGAAGAGTTGGGCGAACGCATGGAAATGCCTGAGGATAAAATCCGCAAGGTATTGAAGATCGCTAAAGAGCCGATCTCCATGGAAACCCCGATCGGTGATGACGAAGACTCCCATCTGGGTGACTTCATCGAAGACTCGACCATGCAGTCGCCAATCGATGTCGCCACTGTTGAGAGCCTTAAAGAAGCGACTCGTGACGTACTCTCCGGCCTCACTGCCCGTGAAGCCAAGGTACTGCGCATGCGTTTCGGCATCGACATGAATACCGACCACACCCTTGAGGAAGTCGGTAAGCAGTTTGACGTAACCCGCGAGCGGATCCGTCAGATCGAAGCCAAGGCGCTGCGCAAGTTGCGCCACCCGACGCGAAGCGAGCATCTGCGCTCCTTCCTCGACGAGTGA